Within uncultured Methanoregula sp., the genomic segment ATAAAGGAGTTGGGGAGGGAGAGGTGAGGTTTTGCATCCAAGCAAAGTAGCATTTTAACTCAAGTTTAGGTGCAGATAACGGACATTAAGTACAAGATAAGATCTCCTAATGCTTTTTATTAAAGGGCCATTATCTGTTATGTCGAGTTACGATAGCAAAAAACTGGTATCAAAACCAATTCTTGATACAAATCTGGATGATGCGTGGAAAATAATTTGCCAGAAATTAGGAAATGATGGTGAAGATTTTCGTATTGTATCCTTACATCCAAAGAAAAAATTAGGGATTAAATGGTTTCATGCCTCCGCCTCAAATGAAAATAGCATTCTAATTACAAGACCAAATGACCCAGAAAAGAAATCCGGCATAAAGAGAAGATTTAGGTTTGTTCCTTGGGATTTTGAGAAAGACGCGAATCTCTACAACGAATATGTTAGCGGAAAATCCTGCGAAATTCGACACACGGGTTCCCATACCTCCTCCTATGTCATCACACTGATCGCCGAATTATTATAAAAATTATTTAGATTTTATTCCTTTTTGTAAGAAACTCGGTTCAATCCCGTTCACTTATATCTCGTAAATTAATACAGTCAGATTGTAAGCGATGATTTTTACCAGCAGTTCATTTACTTGTACAACGCGATTCTTTGATTTCAGAGTTCACCGAACTTTCTCTTTATCGCCGCATTAGTTGATTCAACGTTGCTCCTTTTGTGGTAGTGCGATATCCCAAACTCTGGAAAATTTGAAAATTGCGATTGCCGGCCGCCACCCCCGCAGGGCGCCCCCGTGACGGCCTCAATTACCGGTATATTTCAGTGAACGGTAATAAGTAGCGCAAAACCCGACGAGGCGTTTTGCGCGTAAAGCCTCCCTAGGGGTTGACTCGCGGCGGGGGCGAAGCCCCGAGAGCGTCAGAACTACTAAAAAAGGGATTGAAAAAATTACTTCCCTTTCTTTTTCTCGACAACCCGGATATCCTCGATCCGGGTCACGGGATACTGCCCGTCCTTGTCCTTTTCCGCGGACTTGACCATGTCCCACACGGTCAGTAAAGCAACAGAAACCCCGGTCAGCGCTTCCATCTCAACACCGGTCTTGCCGGTGGTTTTCACCACAACGACAGCTTCGATATATCCTTCGCCATCCGGGAAATCAACGCTGATTGCGCTGATAGGAATCGGGTGGCACATCGGGATCAGGGCAGACGTGTTCTTGACCGAGAGGGTTGCCGCCACCCGCGCTGTTGCCAGGACATTGCCCTTCACCACCGTGCCGTTCCGGATCGCGTCAAGCGTCTCCGGCCGGAGGTAAATTTTCCCGCTGGCTGTTGCCTCACGGGCCACGTCGCCTTTCCCGCTGATGTCCACCATTGCTGCCCGATCATTGTGTATATGGGTAAACTCGACCATGTGCTCAACCTTTCCTGAATAGTACTGCGGGGATCTTATCCACGATATCGGAAGCAAGGAGACCGCCCCCGCGCTCTTCTGCCACAACTTCCCCGGCCCGGCCATTGACCCAGGCCGCAATGCAGGCTGCTTCAAATGCCGGGAGGTGGCAGAGGAGGGAGCCGGCTA encodes:
- the moaC gene encoding cyclic pyranopterin monophosphate synthase MoaC: MVEFTHIHNDRAAMVDISGKGDVAREATASGKIYLRPETLDAIRNGTVVKGNVLATARVAATLSVKNTSALIPMCHPIPISAISVDFPDGEGYIEAVVVVKTTGKTGVEMEALTGVSVALLTVWDMVKSAEKDKDGQYPVTRIEDIRVVEKKKGK